Proteins from a single region of Ziziphus jujuba cultivar Dongzao chromosome 1, ASM3175591v1:
- the LOC107434777 gene encoding UPF0481 protein At3g47200 translates to MADDILTNLANGFNSVEKFEIPTLQGSDSQNPDHQIEIGDDPSRQGPLLRSRKKNKEEEKSLYKPKVETSKRWTIFRVPAHIREVDEKAYDPKIVSIGPLHCNKPCLKAMEAQKLRFVNRILEHVALSKADLERPMHELEGQTRECYSENFEDMSSNEFIQMMVLDACFIVELLRLYEKSCEGKDVEEPIFGTRSMIPIIVRDLLMLENQLPMFVLQRMYDLLITNYCSTSCSSTTLNKLALRFFEPFRLGRDEISSERLNTTETYSHLLDLFQSRFVPSPDHPSMKQKETWSIDDERLPGKGWINNATKLTFAGIELRGKSSSPLLDLNFHGHVLEIPTLFLDDGSGPLLRNLLAFEQSNRYAKPYFTCLAIFFDSIVDTTNDINILRNAGVIKQAKGGNDEILQLLNSLTRELEFDMEDCYITEQVERINLFCRTTRARIRTIFRTFIKRFDILNGALTYISLIQTIVFILASVSGPDTEMKSAQAPAPSA, encoded by the exons atggcagatgatattttaacaaatttggCAAACGGATTCAACTCTGTTGAAAAATTTGAAATCCCAACTCTTCAGGGGAGTGATAGCCAAAATCCCGATCACCAAATCGAGATTGGCGATGATCCTTCGAGACAAGGGCCTCTACTtagaagcagaaaaaaaaacaaagaagaagaaaagtcttTGTATAAGCCAAAAGTGGAAACCAGCAAAAGATGGACAATATTCAGGGTTCCAGCCCATATACGTGAAGTTGATGAAAAGGCTTACGATCCTAAGATTGTTTCTATTGGTCCTCTTCATTGTAACAAGCCCTGTTTGAAAGCAATGGAAGCTCAAAAGCTTCGATTTGTGAATCGGATTTTAGAACATGTCGCACTCAGCAAAGCTGATCTTGAAAGGCCTATGCATGAGTTGGAGGGCCAAACTAGAGAGTGTTACTCAGAGAACTTTGAGGATATGAGCAGCAATGAGTTTATCCAAATGATGGTGCTTGATGCTTGCTTCATAGTTGAGCTGCTCCGATTATATGAAAAGAGTTGTGag ggAAAAGATGTTGAGGAACCAATATTCGGAACTAGGTCGATGATACCAATAATCGTTCGTGATTTGCTAATGCTGGAGAATCAACTTCCCATGTTCGTATTGCAGAGAATGTACgacttattgataactaattaTTGCTCAACTAGTTGCAGTTCAACTACTCTCAACAAGCTGGCACTTCGGTTTTTTGAACCTTTCAGACTTGGTAGGGACGAAATCTCCAGCGAAAGGTTGAACACCACAGAAACATATAGTCATCTACTTGATTTATTTCAATCTCGCTTCGTTCCAAGTCCTGACCATCCTTCAATGAAACAAAAGGAGACGTGGAGTATCGACGATGAAAGACTTCCCGGGAAGGGTTGGATCAATAACGCCACAAAGTTAACTTTCGCGGGCATTGAACTTAGAGGAAAATCGTCAAGTCCCCTTCTTGATCTTAATTTTCATGGCCATGTCTTGGAGATCCCAACTCTTTTTCTTGATGATGGATCTGGTCCCTTGTTGAGGAACTTGTTAGCTTTTGAACAAAGCAATAGATATGCTAAGCCTTATTTTACTTGTCTTGCAATTTTCTTTGACAGCATTGTAGACACCACCAACGACATCAACATTCTTCGCAATGCTGGGGTTATCAAACAGGCAAAAGGAGGCAAcgacgaaatattacaactttTGAACAGTCTCACCAGGGAGCTTGAGTTCGACATGGAAGATTGTTACATAACAGAGCAAGTTGAACGTATCAACCTTTTTTGTCGGACAACGAGAGCAAGAATTAGGACCATATTTCGGACTTTCATAAAGCGTTTTGACATTTTGAATGGGGCCCTGACTTATATTTCCTTGATCCAGACGATAGTATTCATCCTTGCCTCTGTATCTGGTCCTGATACGGAAATGAAGTCTGCTCAGGCTCCTGCACCTTCTGCATAG